Below is a genomic region from Planctomycetia bacterium.
GGGATGCCGATCCGTCATGCCATCGAAGGAATGGATCAATTGGCCGTCTTCGGAGAGGATGAACACGAGGATGTTGCTGGAAGGCTGGTTTCTCTTGTGAGCGCGGACCAGCTTTTGAATTTCTTCGGGAGCGTCTTCAGGTTCGCGGCCACTCCAACTGGAGACGATAAAGGGTGCCAGCGTTTGCTGAACCTGCGTGTTGCCGAGGCAACTGCCTCGGAAATGATCGGCACTGGCTCAGGTGTGGCCGGTGAAGAAATTGCAGCCTGCGGTGATGTTGGTGATCCAGAACAATGCAATGGGCCGGTGTTCCTGCCTGGCCCGCTCCCGGGCTTGTTCGAAACTCTCAGCCCAGTCGAGCTGGAAGAATTTCAACTGGCTTGACGTGGGGATGGCAGCGAGAGATCGTTGATGAATTTTGCGAGCCTGGGCATCCTGTGCAAACAGATTCGAAGCCAGGCAGCAAAACAGAAGGAAAGTAATGGCACGCATGAACCACCAATTATAGACAATGTGTCTAAAGCATAGCTTGCGAGAGTTTGGTTGCAACGGGAATTCCAGAATAATCTCAGTTGTTGAATCGTATCAGACTCCCTGCTTGCAGTTCCCTCATCAATCAACGATAATCTGAAACGGATTGTTTCACCTTGAGAATGGTATGTTTGCAGAGACTGCATCGTTTACCTGGACTGACAGTTGGCGATTACTGGTCATACCACTGCTGGTTCTGGTGAACGGAGTTTTTGTGGCTGGCGAGTTTGCCCTCATTGCCATTCGGCGTACCGAAGTGGAGCAGCTGTTGAAATCGGGAACCCGGCGGGCCAAATCACTTTCTCGCCAGGTCGAATCGCTCGATGATGCCATTGCCGCCTGCCAGTTGGGCATTACGGTAGCCAGCCTGATGCTCGGCTGGCTCGGGGAACGGGCGCTGGCGCAACTGTTTCATCCCCTGTTCTCGTTTCTCACCGGTGGCTGGCAGCAGGCGGCGGCACATACCGTGGCCAGCATCCTCGCCATCATCATTATCACCGTGCTGCATGTGGTACTGGGAGAACAGGCACCAAAGCTGATCGCCTTGCAAAGACCAACGTCCGTGTCGCTCTGGATTGCCCTGCCTCTGGAATATTTCACGAAGGTCACCAAACCACTGGTGGTGGCTATGAATGTGATGTCCAATGGGGTGGCCAAGCTGGTGGGTTTGCCGCCAGTGGGCAGCGAACATCGGCTGCATTCGGTGGAAGAACTGGGCATGCTGGTGGAAGAGGTGGAAGAAGCCGGGCTGCTTTCGCCGGAGCAGGCTGAGTATGTGCACAACGTGTTTCGCTTCTCAGCCAAGAAGGTTGGCGAGTGCATGTTGCCTCGCGAGAAGATGGTCTGTCTGGAGTTGCAAACGCCTCTCGACAAGGTGCTGGAACAAGTACGGGAGACGGCACATACTCGTATTCCTGTTTTCGATGGTACGCTGGATAACATTGTTGGCATTGTGAACACCAAAGATCTGCTCCATCTGGTTTCATTGCAGGGCATGGCCATTCTCGATGATGCAATTTACCCTGCCAGCTTCCTCAAGCCTGAACAGAGCATTGCCGATGCGATGCGGATGTTCAAGAAAACGCATCGACACATGGCTATCGTTCGCAACACGAACAACGAAGTGGTCGGTCTGATCACACTGGAAGATATTCTCGAAGAGATCATTGGCGACATTGAAGATGAACATGATCGGCCACAACTGAAGCTGCCACCCCGGCGAAGCAATACGGCTCGGATACTGAGCAAGCAGCAGGGGTTGCCTCTGGTCAAGCCTCCTCCATTGCCGCCACGAAAGGATTTGCCATGAGGGCCGTCGATGTCATTCGCCATAAGCGGGATGGCGGCACACTCTCTGCCGAGGAGATCGCTTTCTTCATTGATGGCGTGACCAGCCATTCGTGGGAGATGTATCAGATATCTGCCATGCTGATGGCAATCGTCTGGCGCGGGTTGAACGATGGGGAAACGGCGGAACTGACTGCTCGCATGGTGAAATCGGGTGTAGTACTCGATTGGTCTGATATTCCCGGCAAAATGGTGGATAAACATTCAGCCGGTGGCGTTGGCGACAAGACTTCGCTGGTGCTGGTGCCGCTGGCGGCTGCGTGTGGCTGCAAGATTCCCAAGATGTCCGGGCGAGGACTGGCTCACACGGGCGGCACGCTCGATAAGCTCGAAGCGATTCCGGGTTATCGCATCAACATCTCGCCTGAAGAATTCAAAGCCATCGTTCGCGAGGTAGGCTGTGCCATCGTGGGGCAAACTGCCAACTTGGCGCCGGCAGACAAGAAGCTTTACAGCATTCGCGATGTGACGGCTACCGTCGAGAGTATCCCGCTGATTGCGGGCTCCATCATGAGCAAGAAGCTGGCGGAAGGCATCCAGGGTGTAGTACTCGATGTGAAAGCAGGCCGTGGCGCTTTCATGAAGACCCGCGACGACGCCAGGCAACTGGCTCAGACAATGGTGAACATTGGCCAGCGAAATGGCGTGCGAACTGTTGCCCTTCTTACGGATATGAATCAACCTTTGGGTTATGCCATCGGCAACAGCCTGGAGGTGATGGAAGCGGTGCAGACACTGCAGGGCCAAGGGCCACGCGACCTGGAACAGCTTTCCGTCAGGCTTGCAGCCTGGCTAGTCGTGTTATCTGATCTGGCATCATCGCTGCCCAAGGCGGAAGAAATGGTTCAAACAGTCTTGGCCAATGGCAAAGGGTTTCAAAAGTTTTGTGAGATGTGCGCCAGGCTGGGGGGCGATGTGAAGGTGCTGGAAGACATTAGCCTGTTCCCACAGGCATCGGGCAGGTATCGGGTGCTCGCGAAACAGAACGGGTTTGTGCAATCGGTGCATGCGGAACACCTGGGGCGATCAGCGATGCTGTTGGGCGCAGGCCGAGCGCGAGTGGAGGATTCCATCGATCATGCGGTAGGAGCGGTGATGTTACGCAAGCCAGGTGATGCGATACAAGTGGGCGAAGCATTAGTGGAGTTGCATTACAACCACGAAGCTAGGTTGCATGAAGCGATCCCACTCGCGGAACAGGCGTTTGAGATGGGGGACAAGCCTCCGAAGTTGGAGCAGTTGATCTTGGAGACGGTGGGGTAAAGATATGGTAACTGTTGCGGGTCTCATGACCTCAGGAGGTCATTTCACAGCGAGCTATTCACAACACAACCTTCCGTGGAACCGAATGTCACGAATCTTCAGTGTAGGAAGGCTGTTTCTTATCGTCATGAGATTTGAGTTGGAAGGATGCAACAAACTCACCGAACATGCATGCGATCCATACATAAAAGCCTGGGTAGAATTGAGAGAGGTGGACAGTGTCGGGAGGAGTTACGCCGAACAGAAAAACCGAACATGCCAATATGGTTGCCAGTAGTCCACATCGAAAGGACCATTTTCTGTTGCCTTGAAAGAGATGATACAACCCCAATAACCACACTGGATTGGCCCACCACGCAATCGTCAGCATTGCATATGGAAGCGAAAACAGCATCTCGTATCCATAGTACACAGAGCCTTTTGCTCCAGAGATACCCAATCCAGGCATATAGAAGGCTGGAAGTGCGAGAGAAACGAGATACGCCAGTAAAAGTACTTGAGCGATGCGGCGATTCATTTTTAACTGCACATGAAAGAACTAACCCTTAGAGCATCTAAGACCAAGAACCCGTTTACCTCAAGCCATTCTCCCAGGTCGAGGGGAGAAAGCAAAGATCAATTTGTTAGCTACGCTAAGTCACATCCTCAATCCTTCAACCCATCAAACAATGCTGTCGAGAGATACCTTTCACCCAAGCTTGGCAGAATAGTGACAATACGTTTACCATGATATTCTGGCCGGGCGGCGACCTGGGCGGCGCCCCAGACGTTGGCGCCGCTGCTGATGCCTGCCATGATGCCTTCTTCGATCATCAGTCGGCGTGACCATTCCATCGCTGCTTCGTTGGTGACCTGCAGGGTTTCATCGACGAGGCTCAGGTCGAGGTTTTTGGGTACGAAGTTAGCGCCGATGCCTTGAATCTTGTGCGAACCGGGTTTCAAGGGTTCACCGTTGCGGGTTTGGGTGATGACTGGGGAGAGCACTGGTTCGACCACGATGCATTTGAAGTTGGGATTGAACTTGCGGATGTAACGACCAACGCCAGTGATCGTTCCGCCGGTACCTACGCCACAGACGATGGCATCGATGTTCTTGGCGGTGTCTTCCCAGATTTCGGGTCCGGTAGTGCGTTCGTGGATGGCAGGGTTGGCCGGGTTATCAAACTGTTGGGGCATCCAGGCGTGCTTTCCGCCGTTATCGACAAGTTCCTGTGCTTTGTTGAGAGCGCCGCGCATGCCTTCCGCGGCGGGGGTGAGCACGAGGTTCGCGCCCATGGCACGCAGCAGAGCCCGGCGTTCCAGCGACATCGATTCAGGCATCGTCAGCGTCAGCCTGTAACCCTTGGCTGCACAGACAAAAGCCAGGGCAATGCCGGTGTTGCCACTGGTCGGTTCAATGATATGGGTGTCTTTGGTGAGGATGCCTCGGCGTTCAGCATCTTCAATCATGGCGACGCCGATGCGATCCTTGACGCTGCTGAGCGGATTGAAGAACTCGCACTTGGCAAAGACCGTGGCATGCTCGGCAGGGATCACCCGACGCAGGCGAACCATGGGGGTGTTGGCTATCGTGTGGGTAATGCTGTCAAACGTTTTGCCGAGAGGCATGGCGAATTCCCTTTATTGTAATGCAAGAGAGGCAGCAGCATTTTAGCAAGATGAATGGTTGGGTGGAAGGAAAACTGTTGAAAGGGCTGACAATAAAAACACCCTTACCGCCGGCCCCTCTCCTAC
It encodes:
- a CDS encoding HlyC/CorC family transporter codes for the protein MFAETASFTWTDSWRLLVIPLLVLVNGVFVAGEFALIAIRRTEVEQLLKSGTRRAKSLSRQVESLDDAIAACQLGITVASLMLGWLGERALAQLFHPLFSFLTGGWQQAAAHTVASILAIIIITVLHVVLGEQAPKLIALQRPTSVSLWIALPLEYFTKVTKPLVVAMNVMSNGVAKLVGLPPVGSEHRLHSVEELGMLVEEVEEAGLLSPEQAEYVHNVFRFSAKKVGECMLPREKMVCLELQTPLDKVLEQVRETAHTRIPVFDGTLDNIVGIVNTKDLLHLVSLQGMAILDDAIYPASFLKPEQSIADAMRMFKKTHRHMAIVRNTNNEVVGLITLEDILEEIIGDIEDEHDRPQLKLPPRRSNTARILSKQQGLPLVKPPPLPPRKDLP
- a CDS encoding thymidine phosphorylase — encoded protein: MRAVDVIRHKRDGGTLSAEEIAFFIDGVTSHSWEMYQISAMLMAIVWRGLNDGETAELTARMVKSGVVLDWSDIPGKMVDKHSAGGVGDKTSLVLVPLAAACGCKIPKMSGRGLAHTGGTLDKLEAIPGYRINISPEEFKAIVREVGCAIVGQTANLAPADKKLYSIRDVTATVESIPLIAGSIMSKKLAEGIQGVVLDVKAGRGAFMKTRDDARQLAQTMVNIGQRNGVRTVALLTDMNQPLGYAIGNSLEVMEAVQTLQGQGPRDLEQLSVRLAAWLVVLSDLASSLPKAEEMVQTVLANGKGFQKFCEMCARLGGDVKVLEDISLFPQASGRYRVLAKQNGFVQSVHAEHLGRSAMLLGAGRARVEDSIDHAVGAVMLRKPGDAIQVGEALVELHYNHEARLHEAIPLAEQAFEMGDKPPKLEQLILETVG
- the cysK gene encoding cysteine synthase A, giving the protein MPLGKTFDSITHTIANTPMVRLRRVIPAEHATVFAKCEFFNPLSSVKDRIGVAMIEDAERRGILTKDTHIIEPTSGNTGIALAFVCAAKGYRLTLTMPESMSLERRALLRAMGANLVLTPAAEGMRGALNKAQELVDNGGKHAWMPQQFDNPANPAIHERTTGPEIWEDTAKNIDAIVCGVGTGGTITGVGRYIRKFNPNFKCIVVEPVLSPVITQTRNGEPLKPGSHKIQGIGANFVPKNLDLSLVDETLQVTNEAAMEWSRRLMIEEGIMAGISSGANVWGAAQVAARPEYHGKRIVTILPSLGERYLSTALFDGLKD